Proteins encoded within one genomic window of Lynx canadensis isolate LIC74 chromosome B2, mLynCan4.pri.v2, whole genome shotgun sequence:
- the SFT2D1 gene encoding LOW QUALITY PROTEIN: vesicle transport protein SFT2A (The sequence of the model RefSeq protein was modified relative to this genomic sequence to represent the inferred CDS: inserted 1 base in 1 codon; deleted 1 base in 1 codon): MEKLRRGLSGQDDEEQGLTAQVLDASSLSFNTRLKWFAICFVCGILFSILGTGLLWLPGGIKLFAVFYTLGNIAALASTCFLMGPMKQLKKMFETTRLLATIIMLLCFILTLCAALWWHKKGLALLFCISQXLSMTWYSLSYIPYARDAVIKCCSSLLS; encoded by the exons ATGGAGAAGCTGCGGCGGGGCCTGAGCGGCCAGGACGACGAGGAGCAGGGCCTCACCGCGCAG GTCCTGGATGCCTCGTCCCTTAGTTTCAACACCAGGTTGAAGTGGTTTGCGATCTGCTTCGTGTGCGGCATTCTCTTCTCTATCCTT GGAACTGGATTACTGTGGCTTCCCGGGGGCATCAAGCTTTTCGCAGTGTTTTAC ACGCTCGGAAACATCGCCGCGCTGGCCAG TACGTGCTTTTTAATGGGACCCATGAAGCAGctgaagaaaatgtttgaaaCGACAAGATTGCTTGCAACAATCATCATGCTT TTGTGTTTCATACTTACATTGTGCGCTGCTCTTTGG tGGCACAAGAAGGGCCTGGCCTTGTTGTTCTGCATATCGC TCTTGTCCATGACCTG GTACAGCCTGTCGTACATCCCGTATGCAAG GGATGCGGTAATTAAATGCTGCTCTTCTCTCTTAAGTTGA